Proteins from a genomic interval of Anolis sagrei isolate rAnoSag1 chromosome 1, rAnoSag1.mat, whole genome shotgun sequence:
- the SPATA7 gene encoding spermatogenesis-associated protein 7 isoform X2, whose product MGVRMEDGGGAGRRGWSPAFCIDSSSRRLSNQYLIRDHMAVHYNKILSAKAAVDCSVPKSRVNSIKFSDQQRREKLKKEVEKCEKEMISSRNGSRASSRESRRPISAFYRKDSLEAEGNRALPSYAPSEEKCIVRCLSFPEKYRIVPPSTGRSARKPAQKASNVSVLSSSTSASSLQRLHSKMSWSSSSDSITNKHSQKVHNAESKISSKDLIDVHAECFTNGQQPFTPRTLKSDAKSFLSQYRYYMPARPKLQDVLNQLVEAETQTDVSSFHIELEESEDNVANSKKIIKDVEDAGPEKMSTVSQVSSPRVTSPGSAQREAIRKIQAEEEELMYLSFIQDITDEILRLGLFSNRALEMLFERHIEQNKRHLNETKMRHLLEILKIDLGCNKEEKSSRGFDKYGMLENKEAKRLQLPIETQGESELAKNEELLKAMDILARESPACSEHFRGLESQDENAREVHEPTHVESDSSSIAVTDGKLETSCMLPPTCSSTTCDADFEMSDSLREVGNLRESLDESLPNSTDNALH is encoded by the exons CTGCTGTAGACTGTTCCGTGCCGAAAAGCAGAGTAAATAGCATAAAAT TTTCAGATCAGCAACGGAGAGAGAAACTCAAGAAAGAAGTAGAAAAGTGTGAGAAGGAAATGATTTCATCTAGAAATGGATCCCGAGCTAGTTCCAGGGAGAGCAGAAGACCTATATCAGCTTTCTATAGAAAG GACTCCTTGGAAGCAGAAGGAAATAGGGCATTGCCATCATATGCACCAAGTGAAGAGAAATGTATTGTGCGCTGCCTGTCATTTCCAGAAAAGTATCGCATAGTTCCTCCAAGTACTGGAAGATCTGCCAGAAAACCTGCTCAGAAAGCCTCCAATGTTTCAGTCTTAAGTTCAAGCACCAGTGCATCGAGTCTGCAAAGGCTACACTCCAAAATGTCTTGGAGTTCTTCTTCAGATAGTATCACAAACAAACACTCCCAGAAAGTGCATAATGCTGAGTCCAAAATAAGCAGTAAAGATCTGATTGATGTGCATGCTGAATGTTTTACTAATGGCCAGCAACCATTCACGCCCCGCACTTTAAAATCAGATGCGAAATCCTTCCTCTCGCAGTACAGATACTACATGCCAGCACGACCAAAATTACAGGATGTTTTGAATCAACTAGTGGAAGCAGAAACACAGACCGACGTAAGCAG ctTTCACATTGAATTGGAAGAATCTGAAGACAATGTGGCAAACTCTAAGAAGATCATAAAGGAC GTAGAAGATGCAGGGCCTGAAAAAATGAGCACTGTTTCTCAGGTTTCTTCACCAAG GGTGACTTCTCCAGGCTCTGCACAGCGTGAAGCAATAAGAAAAATCCAGGCAGA GGAAGAAGAACTTATGTATTTAAGTTTCATCCAGGACATCACAGATGAGATTCTCAGACTCGGATTGTTTTCCAACAG ggctttggaAATGTTGTTTGAGCGTCACATAGAACAAAACAAGCGTCATCTGAATGAG ACTAAAATGCGCCATCTGCTGGAAATACTGAAAATAGACTTGGGCTGCAACAAGGAAGAGAAGTCTTCAAGGGGATTTGACAAGTATGGTATGCTAGAGAACAAAGAAGCCAAACGTCTCCAACTTCCTATTGAAACTCAAGGAGAAAGCGAGCTGGCAAAGAACGAGGAGCTCTTAAAGGCAATGGATATTCTAGCAAGGGAGTCCCCTGCATGCAGTGAACATTTCCGGGGGTTAGAAAGCCAGGATGAAAATGCCAGAGAGGTCCACGAGCCTACACATGTTGAATCAGACTCATCCTCCATTGCAGTGACAGATGGGAAGCTGGAAACGTCATGCATGTTGCCACCAACATGCAGTTCGACCACATGTGACGCTGACTTTGAAATGAGTGATTCCCTGAGGGAGGTTGGCAATCTCAGAGAAAGCTTAGACGAATCCCTTCCCAACTCCACTGACAACGCACTGCATTAA